ccataacaatttatgattttatattttgcaaaattttttagtcacaattaatataataatcgaGTAGTTGATAAAATTCTGCGTAAAAAGAGTACCAACAACCCTATATCTCAATGAGCTGTTGAattatcattttcaaaatgctaaaattacttttaaaaatttttcttaacacTTTGAAATCATCACGTCCAAACCaagtgatgtgggtactcaaactagaGGAAATGACTTCACGAACCCAAATCGAACccccaaaataaaaaaaaatcaattgctTGACATGGTTAATCTTATTAATGAGctgagtttaatttttttcaaaatatatcgaTGTAGGTACTCAaacttgattaaattttattagaaaatcagtaacagaaattaaaaatcaataaaaataatgaaaatcttACCTCCAACCCAAGCAATAGTGACACCGCCCAACTCGGAATCTGAAAATCTCATCAAGAAAGTCCCACTGGGGCATGTCGCGAGCATTTCTTCTGCCTGCTTCTTCCTCACGAATCCCAAGATGAATCCTTCCGTCCATGGCCCTCTCAAATGCTCTCTTGTGAGCTTCATAACCGCATAAAACCACTCCCAGAATGTAAAGTTTCTCTCAGGCAGCGGCTCTTTGCAGAACTGAGCCCAGCTTAACATCAAATTCGAATAGTCCTGATCCCCTGGGTATCCTCCTCTAAAAGCCTTCTCGGCAAGAAACCTCAAATTGTCCTCCATCAAATGTCTTCCAGTCGCAgacttaaatttaacattCAACGCCTCGGCGACCTGGGACCAGGGGACTTTATCTGGAACCGCAAAGGGAACTCGCCCTGGTTCAGCGAATGCGTTGTCCCAAGTTACCGTCGCCCAAGCATGTGGTTCCTGGTTTCCATGAACGATCACCACCACAGGGAGACTCAGAGTCCATACCTGGAAGACCAGTTCCCCACCTCCAACACTGAACTGAGACTGAAACAACAGCGAGAACTTTTCATCCATCACCGACTCTGTTCCTTTTTTTTCCGCCCGCTTAATTTTCTTGAGCTGCATGTTCCTAAAGCTGACACTCAGCTGCCTGGTGGCCTGATGATACTCCATGGTCCCGgtgttgtttaaaatttctccACTGGCTTCGCTTCCCTTGGCCATCTTGTCACTCTTTAGCAGACTATTGGCCTGGGCCTCACTGATGATGCTGACCTTAACCTGGGGTGGGGTCATATGGACGTTCAACTTGCCCCCAACTAGGAGTCGGACGGTGCTAGTGAACCGAGTGTTGGTCTTCATCACCTGGGGCGGCTGCTTCTCGATGATGAACGTGCTGGTGACCAGAGAACTCAGCAGCTGGGTGATGGACGAGTTGAGCTGCGGCAAAATGTCCTGGACACCTGGTGGATCCAGTGCTAGCTTCAACTTCAACCTCTCTGCCTCTTTTATCTGCTGGCGGTTGAGCCAAATTAGTTCTGCTAAACTTTCGCACCATTCCTGGATCGAATCTAGGGTTGAGTTAAAGGGGGCGCCATTTCCCGCGAGCTGCTGGTCGCGTTTCCATCGAATCAGCTCGTCATCGAGGACTTTCGACTGGAGGCTGTTCAATTTGGTGATGGTGTCCTTGAGCTTGTCCGCCAAAGTAAGACGTAGCTGCATTAGATTGGCGACTTTGTGATTGAGAAGCTGTTCCTGTTGCTCCTTTTGCCGACGGATCTTCTTCTCGGCGTCGATACTCTGCTGGTTCTGGGGATGAGTCGCCAACTGCTGGAGATGAGCATTTAATTTCGTGCATTCGTGGTAGCTGATAGCGAAAGCTTCCTGCTCTTGTTCCATCTTACGCAGATCCTCACCGGTCTCTTGAGTTCGCCGTCGAAGAGCCTCAACTTGCTGGGCGATCTCCGTCACCGAGTCCCCAACCATCATGCCAACGCGACCGTGAGCCATACTCATCAATGCGCCGCCTAAATTCTCCACTTGAGCAACCAGCTTCATCTCGGTTCCAAGGCAGTGCCGGATTATACGGAACAGGGTTGTGGGGTTGGTGTTGTACCGCTGCCGGAACATCTTTGCGGCCTCCATGAGCTTGAGTTTGGTGAGAAACAGGTCCTCGGTTTGAAGAGAAGCGGCTTTGGATTCTAGTTCCTGGATCAAGGAACCGATGAGGTTGGAGATGTAGGGCTCATGCTGTGGGTTATCTGGCTCTATATCTGCCCACATTTTTTCTTCGATCCAAGCAGCGAGGAAATGACGAACTTCTATAGGAAAGTGCTCACCATAGACTGAACGAATTTGCTGGAGCGCCTCTTGTGGCAACTGCTGCGCTTTTGCCCACAgcgccattttttttaatgtgatTTTCAACGGCTAAAAGctgaagaacaaaaaaaattatagtgaatttttaacaaatttgaatttttggatCGACCGCTGGTAATTTTTCGatcggtaaaaaatattttatcaacttctagtgactttttaaacaattttagtttctaaaaaaattgccctgatagccagagtttctcATCAGAAGTTGGCATTCATTATTTTGCGATCAACTTGACAACTTGGCGACAACTTTACCTTTTGTAACTGTTGGATACAGGTTACcgccaactttctgagaaagttaaCGCCAGCGAGCAGCCGCAAGTTTGAAGGCaggtttctgagaaaattgaaggcaaATTTCCCTCAACTTATGGAATTGCCAACTATTGCCACCAACTTTCTCAAAAAGTCGCtatcaacttatggaaatgccaaTTTTTGTGGCCAATttggcgacaggttgcggcactAGTTCGACGCCAGGTTACTGCCAatttggctatcagggtaattATCCATTCCTAGagaattttaatcaaataaaaagtttaaaaagttttttatcgattgctaataatttttcagttggtaaaaatattctgtcaaTTTCTAATAACTTTCCCATCactaccctgatagccaagttggcgaGAAATTGGCGGCAAACTAACAGCCGCAACTAAttgccaagttggccgcaaaacttggtatttccaaAGTAGATAgacactttctgagaaagttggtggcaaaagttggaaatccaaTAAGTTGACGGAAAGTTGCCTTCAATTATCTCAGAAACCCGCCTTCGAATTACGGCTCTTCACTAGCGCCAACTTTCTTGGAAAGTTGGCGGTAACCAGTAGCCAAAAGTTGCAAAAGCTAGAGTTGTTGaaaacttgtcgtcaagttggtggCAAACTAATGAATACCAGCTTTTTGACGAACAACTCGTGCTATCAGGGCTTCTCATCACTACCCAGGAAACCATGGTATCAGCTCAGAAATTGATATGCAACTTTTGGCATCTCGATGACGTAAagtatagataaaaaatttcagttcaaCTTTTTAGCTCTCGAATACCGATAACCACCTTAACCGcaagttaacttcaagctacggtagtattctgaagccaacttTACAGCAAAAGTTGGAGAGCAAAAAGTTGCGGTTACCCTGATAGTCATACTTTTAATGTAATTGCTCAacaagttctgcagtgaaacgtTTTCGGCCAATTAAATgacaagtttctggcaagcctcggctggataatacttgcgtgcaagttgatgcaaatcaactgccgtcatctgaatgtaatttgacagaaaaacttgccgtcaatttgaagtgaaactgtCAATCAACTCAACGTCATTATCCGACAGTAACACTTGTATTCAAATTGAATccaagttacagacaatttactgtcaacttaaaggtaattgtttgctctccaacactttccttcAAGTTGACTTCAGAATACGAcagtagcttgaagttaacttgcggttaaggtggctatcagggcaAGTTGACCGTAAATcgtctgtaacttgaattcaatttaaattcaaatgttattggcagacaatgacgttaagttgattgaaagtttcacttcaaattgatgGCAAGTTTTTAcgtcaaattacattcagttTACAGCTGCAGATTTacatcaacttgcacgcaaATTTTATCCAGCCAAAGActtgccagaaacttgtcgtcaagttggccgaaaatgtttcactgcagaaaTTGCTGAGCAAAgattggctatcagggtagtAACTTTGtcaacactaattttttttacacttttagttttattttaaataattatcaataccaaacaaaattaattatcaatttctagtaaattttaatgaggcaaaaaattaaaaaattaatttctagtGATTTTCCAcctaataaaacttttttttcatcaattccTCATCCCTCAGtcctcaaaaatatatataatctcCATGTTACACTAAAATACTTGACAATCCTACTGGCAATTACTCTCTGCCAAAGTTGTCTAAGATGGTGGTAAGGGACCAGAGCCCAGATCCAGAACTTAGGACCTAGGACAAAGGTAAGAGAAAGTTCCATCACCAGCCCAAGACCAAGACCTTCAGACGGCCTTGGGTCTCAGTACTTTAAACCTCctccattatttaaataaccgATTCCTCGTAAGGAAtgtggataaaaaaataaaacggaaAATTATAGAATCCGACGTGCTCATGacgtattataaataaacgatAACGCATAGCTACATAGAtaagatatttatatatatctacatttacgtacatacatacgtacatacatatacatatatataactatatatacatctattCATTACTGCATGTCATTTTGCACCAACTATGTAAacatatctaaataaatattaaaaaaaaaaaatatatatatatatatatatttacatatatatacatacatatatatgtaaatgaataatacataaatgaaataaatataaatttaacctTCATTTTAACTTACCTCAGTATCCCAATGGGGACTCACATTAAACTGGCGGGAGTCTTTttgtaaattgtttttttttaataattaatttcactttgcactcaatttatttgtcagtttaattgttatttaataaaataattattagctaCTTTGTtggatatatatagatacatatatatgtatttatttaaacaaacgACAAGAAAGGATAgagatgataataataactaagAGCAAGGACAAGGATGGAAGCAACGTAGAGCGTAGCTACGTTTTTTAGTTGCGTCTTGCTCTTGCGTCGCCTAACCCGTTGGTTCTCGGACGAGCTAGCGCGGCGGAGTGCGCGACGATCGAGTAATTCTTAGAATTTTGTACCGTAAGTGTCGTCTTACGGTAGAGGGGAACAAAAGAGAGAGGGTCACGTGGAAATAACGCATACCGGGAACTCTGAAGCGCATGCGCGGTGCCAATGATGGGAGCCAGAGTTATGGAGGGTGAGAAAGATGAGGAAGTGGGGGAGAAGAAAGAGGAAGAGGTACAGTGTGTGGATGACGTATGAATGGATGAATGGCTAGTGTGTACTgggatttattttatgatttattagtttttaaaagacGACTAATATAACGGGGTTACAAGTTTATGACTCAGGAATTTCGGGTTCAAATTTCgcgggtaatttttttttttaattatgtatggAAGTTTAAacttatgataaattttaatggatctttaaatttttatagatccattttattataatattttatttaagggtcattccaccaaataaaattttttttggagtgtGACCCCCGCGgattttgttcaaattttgTGGAGTGATTCTCTACATCAGAATAAAGATTCCCTGAAGATTTGAActcttaatattaagtactttcgtagtaatgattttttttaattttaacgattttttcttttttaacttttttattaatttttttctatattaaaaaacattttctataaaaatacaagcattacattatttttgtgaaaaattctcagcttttcgataaaaatatttatttttcattacaaGTAATGGAAGACCCtcaaaactttaattaaagttaaaaaagtgatttttctGGCCTTGCgacaattttttcttcaaatttgatatttttttctgaaagatgagaattttttacagaaaatatGTCACTTTGGCGATGgggttattttttgtttgaacgtaaaattttattttcatgaatTAATCTGTAGACGCATCAGTAGATACCGggtatttaaaaagtataccctgatagccatACATTACTCAGCAAGTTttgcagtgaaacattttcggcCAATTGAATgacaagtttctggcaagcttcggctggataatacttgcgtgcaagATGCTGTAAGTCAactgccgtcatctgaatgtaatttgacagaaaaactcGCCGTCAATTTTAActgaaactttcaatcaacttaacgtcattgtctgacagtaacacttgtagtcaaattgtattcaagttacagacaatttactgtcaactcaAAGGTAATTGTTTGCTCTCTAacactttcctttaagttGGCTTCAGGATACAGCAGTAGCTTAAAGTTAACTTGCAGTTATGGTGGCTATCTGGGATAACTTACAGTACAACAGCAGCACTCTTTAGATGTACAATCGAGTATTTTATGCGAATTTTTTGgcaataaattcaaatgtcAAAACTTGGAAAATgcctgtgaaaatattttaacagttAAATACAATCATAaagtcaattattattattttataatttatttatgttcaaacaaaaaataagcCCATcgccaaaatgacagatttttcgTAAAATATTCTCAgcttactgaaaaaaatatcaaatttgaaataaaaattgccgCAAGTccagaaaaatcatttttttttcactttaattaaacttttgaGGGTCTTCCATTATacttataatgaaaaataaatatttttatcgaaaagctgagaattttttacaaaacaatgtaatgcttatatttttataaaaagtgtttttaatatagaaaaaaattaatgaaaaagttaaaatagaaaaaatcgtcaaaattaaaaaaaatcattgctacgaaagtacttaatattatgAGCTCAACTCTTTAGGGAATCTTCATTCTGATGTAGAGAATCACTCCataaaatttgaacaaaatcCGCGGGATCacactccaaaaaaaattatatttggtGGAATAacccatatatataatttattgtaaataaatagtgaaattcaaaattgatacatagaaattttttatactttcaatagagtaaaaaattaatttatttaatcgaatttctatcaagTATCGAAGTATGAAAATCGATACatcgaatattaaatttacaataagaaaatcaaaatttgaatcgatgtatcgaatattttaaatgaaatatcgaattttttagttaattagaaaatttttaaatatataaatcaatactttaatcaataaattgaagtttcaaaactattttcaattttcactCTTCTAtacagaaaattaatttctctttaatgaattaacgtttaaataaaaaatttattacaaatttaattgcCGTGATTTTATAATACGCATAACttacatatgtatatagatattaattgtagcaaaaatataaaaggttaattttaattgtccaTATACAAGTAAACTGTACTAAATATTTCTGtacattttgtattttaaattcctgATGAATAGAACAATCAAACAAACAaacgtatataatatatatatcacaattaaatttgtaaaataagcaATGAACAAGAACATCCACAgcttaacaaatttaaaactctTCTACCTGCTGACAAATGGAATTTCCGGGCTCTCTATTGTCTATACTTTTTGTTTACATTTACTTAGACcacctgtatatatatatatatatatatatatatatatatatatatatatatgctatATCACATTCTTTATAATTGACAATCTCAGTGACTCTTATCGTGTATAATCTGTACTTACACAACTCAGGTATGATTTCCAGAAATTTAACTACCGATTCtcggtaaaaaatattcaaaactttATTTTGAAAGGTATAACTTTGCCTACGTCAAATTTCCCCGATGAAAAACTCTGATTGAAAtccaaaatatatacatacatatatattattttcaaattttatctgATAGAAAAATTCCGATCggatttaatcaaaaaataatattttatttattctgatTAAATTCGATTGAGTTTTTATCGAATTCAATCAGAATTTTTAATCCGGATCAAGTCTCCTAAGtggcgcgaaaaaaaaattgtataaattacCAACTGGTTAGTAGATAACTTTAATTGGCAACTTAGATTTAGTAAAaatcgcaaattttttttgctgttcaagtcaaaaaaaaaatcggtctgtcagttgaccctgcgggccagccccaaaacttcccgctgttttcgagctcaagaacctcgaaaacattattgtgaatacattttcgagctcgaaaatacgtttgtatgttgttgttttcgaaaaaataacgttttttaccgttttttctccaacgatatctctcaaacgaataaaccaattgagacggttgaggtggcaatcgacgcgttttatcaagttctaaagctgatcaaattttgaattcgatttatagtgtcgtttttgagatatttcagaaaaaataaaaaaattttttttttttaattctttcgacaacggtttcttttgaacgaatgaaccgattttgatggttgaggtggcatttgacgcggcttataaagctctagagcccagtccattttggaatcaatccatcgagcacattaaaagttatccaaaaaaaacatttttgaaaaattttatttttggaatatctctgaacgagccctaccgatcaagctcaattttctcacggcttcaagatattgtcaatccgcgtcgaatgacaccttaaagttcaaaatcggtttatccgttcaaaagatacaggtatttacatacgtacgtacgtacatacatacatacatacatacactcggacatcattgtgaaattagtcagaatagcttcctaggacctcaaaacgtcgacatctgatgaaaattcgatttttgcaaatcggaccgaaaccaataacttcccgaatttttgaaaatttacaattttcttagcgggaagttaaaaaaatcatatttattctttttattttgataaaatattgagTGTCATTGCCGttgtttattttacttaaacaCCAAATAACCtctttataaaagaaaattttaatattttttagtggaATAATCAAAAAAGGGCTCAAGTTATGACgtaacattaatttatttacatttacagAAAATGGTCTCGCGGTTAAGTTTCAAATGGCGACTAGTAAGAACTGAACTGAGGATCCACTGCTACGAAATAAATTTAGCGCCAGTGTCTGCTTCCttgagaatgaaaaaattgtcGCAGAAATTTGCGGCACCGGGAATCGGTAAGCTAATCAGTGTTCTTATCTCTCCCGCTTGATCACTGAACTTTTATATCACAATCAAGAAATTCAAAATCCATTGATAAAaaccataaaatattaaaacgtTTCTACctacaataattaaaagtagaaattaatgattttaacaACAGCGAATTATAAAACTTCTTACTTTTTATCTCTCTAATTAAAAATgtgatttattaacaaaaagtaatgtctacacggaaagaaaattatgggaagttttgctatgcattatgggaatggttcccataatggtatgggaatggtacctatactactatagggatggttcccataatagtatgagaatagttcccataccatactattatgggaatggttcccatattggtataagaattattcctataatattatgggaactattcccataatgtcatgggaaccatccctataatatcataaaattttttttttgcacaatagtgtagaaatttcccaaaatttgaattttcttgaatgttttgtgctgacgaaaaattcttgttaaaaattttaatgttttttagccaaatacgatttttttttcaatgtttgaatttttgtttttatgtttaataatatttctgtgtattgtagaagtgattaccaaacttctttaaaataattttttcatgataatatgggaaccattcccataatattataggaatggttcctataatagtatgggaatggttcccataatattatgggaatagttcccatactattataggaaccattcccataatattatgggaatggttcctataatattatagaaagtattcctataaattagaGGAACctttcctataattataggaatcattcctatagtgttatgggtatcattcccataattataggaactattcttataattatgggaaacatcccataattataggaaccgctcccataatttatggtcgtaattcctatgatgctaaaaaatggaaaaaatttcacaaaattatgggaaccgctgccataattttctttccgtgtacccAGACAACATTCAAGTCGGAATTACTGCTATACGACGTTTTTTTGGAGGCGTCCTTAAGAAGTcataatgacttcttaaaggtgtcatttttaagaactcttaattaagagttcttgaagagtctataaataaaatgtcagtTTTCCTGTTTAGGTTCATCCTGTTCAGGATTTTTAATGATTCTTTTAAGTATTCTATTTTAATACTAGTCAAATGTAAAATAGGACTGGACATTtgtgacaataattattattttattgtttaagctTGGAAATTAACGAAAGATTTGTATTTTAGTTTAGTTTTTGAGACTATagagtacactgtaaaaagagcggtgttaaaaatggactcattttaactccacccggttttaaaataaaattacaccggtgtaggaggagtaattagccggtgttaaaaataccggtgttaaatcgggttaaccggtgtaaaagcggggtaaccggtgtaaaagcagggtaaactgcgtccgcttggagcatttactttaaagattataaaacccaaaaaatatcagttctttatgaaaataaataaaaaatatcatttattaacaagtatagtgatcgagtaagtaaaaatattcacaaagtaaaatattttaacaccggtaacgaatatctacaccggtggcgacgttattttaacaccgatctagaatatttacaccggtggcggtgttattttaacaccggagaattttttttactaccgacacaaaatatttacaccggcggcggcgttattttcacaccgcttttggtgttgaaatttaacaccgccaattttaacacctacaccacttggacttaccccgg
The DNA window shown above is from Microplitis mediator isolate UGA2020A chromosome 1, iyMicMedi2.1, whole genome shotgun sequence and carries:
- the LOC130678318 gene encoding signal transducer and activator of transcription 5B, translating into MALWAKAQQLPQEALQQIRSVYGEHFPIEVRHFLAAWIEEKMWADIEPDNPQHEPYISNLIGSLIQELESKAASLQTEDLFLTKLKLMEAAKMFRQRYNTNPTTLFRIIRHCLGTEMKLVAQVENLGGALMSMAHGRVGMMVGDSVTEIAQQVEALRRRTQETGEDLRKMEQEQEAFAISYHECTKLNAHLQQLATHPQNQQSIDAEKKIRRQKEQQEQLLNHKVANLMQLRLTLADKLKDTITKLNSLQSKVLDDELIRWKRDQQLAGNGAPFNSTLDSIQEWCESLAELIWLNRQQIKEAERLKLKLALDPPGVQDILPQLNSSITQLLSSLVTSTFIIEKQPPQVMKTNTRFTSTVRLLVGGKLNVHMTPPQVKVSIISEAQANSLLKSDKMAKGSEASGEILNNTGTMEYHQATRQLSVSFRNMQLKKIKRAEKKGTESVMDEKFSLLFQSQFSVGGGELVFQVWTLSLPVVVIVHGNQEPHAWATVTWDNAFAEPGRVPFAVPDKVPWSQVAEALNVKFKSATGRHLMEDNLRFLAEKAFRGGYPGDQDYSNLMLSWAQFCKEPLPERNFTFWEWFYAVMKLTREHLRGPWTEGFILGFVRKKQAEEMLATCPSGTFLMRFSDSELGGVTIAWVGDQTEVFMLQPFTSKDFAIRSLADRVSDLQHLLYLYPDISKDQAFARYYTPFTESQPTSNNGYVKPLLVTHVPGWGGPGVGGQTPSHSSVVGMGSTQGHGSYPATPSNMFQAHSPDPSVRDTPSVASSYAPGLGQSSNPGGRPSDMDYAELIGHTEMPSIDENLNLDQLNGFGFNEFIQSYKPQ